In Lewinellaceae bacterium, a single window of DNA contains:
- a CDS encoding metallophosphoesterase, which produces MTIRWRTSSATSSQVWYGTSPSNLNFTTTVNGSRTDHEVKVSGLPAGTTFYYAVGNTSSQLTAPDNEHYFKTSPAPGTAVPTSIWVLGDAGKANAAQRSVRDAFYAYNGGQHADLILALGDNAYSDGTDQEYQDAWFENMYEGTLINSVLWPCPGNHDIISANSQNETGPYYDIFTLPRNGEAGGAPSGTEAYYSFDYGNIHFVSLNSEDIDHGPNSPMLAWLEQDLAANTQLWVVAILHRVIYHSSILSDFRQNFVPVLEAGGVDLVMYGHQHSYRRSYLIDGHYGSGNGSFDPNTMAIDAGDGRPDGDGAYQKPGTLTPHAGTVYMVSGSAGPVSSLPSPITFMPYEAGDPEGLGSVHISVFGGQMDVKFINYEMQMLDHFTINKQIAIGSPPTVSVTAPANGTNYSSPQAVALAANASDNGGSVTQVEFFVNNSSVGVDNQAPYSINFTPPADGTYNITAVATDNDDNTTTSQVVQFTVGPVTTCVRINAGSDDAEERPTGSVNFTSGDLELVIDGDPDGQTVGLRFNDLNIPQGANIASAHLQFTVDENTNDNPCTLTISGQASDNAAAFGTQNFSISSLPRANATASWTPSDWLAVGDAGFAQQSPNIGPIIQEIVNRPGFSASSSIALIIEGIGRRTAEAYEGGASVAPELCIEWSMAPIAFDCPNIPANIGTPCDDGDNTTLNDMVGANCICAGTPTACTGIGDADGDGVCADVDCDDLDPNITHRPGDACDDGNLATINDVYDANCNCAGTLNDCAGIGDNDGDSICSDVDCDDNDPNSTTVAGGPCDDGDNTTINDVFDANCTCAGTPTACTGIGDADGDGVCANVDCDDNDPSNTNHPGVACDDGNPNTTGETIQADCSCGGGTAGAAFTCVQVNTSSDDAEEDASGSVSLTSSDLELTEDGSPQTVGMRFTGLNIPQGATITNAYLQFAVDETRNVNPCNLTVYGENADNPPTFSTFNYDISSRPRTAATVTWLPPDWLSVGEIGAGQRTPEVSSILQEIVNRPGYTSNSAIVLLIDGAGGRTAESFNGSAATAPQLCVAFTTIQYDCQNLQANIGDSCDDGDNTTIDDVIGANCNCAGTPTACTGIGDADGDGVCTGVDCDDNDPAVTSTNTNDADCDGVPTSMDCDDNDPTVGSSANDMDCDGVPSNIDCDDNDASITSTNVDDADCDGVPSSIDCDDNDPTVTSTNTNDADCDGVPTGVDCDDNDPTVTSTNANDADCDGVPTGLDCDDNDPTVTSANTNDADCDGVPSNVDCDDNDPTITTTNAGDGDCDGVPTAMDCDDTDASIGSNANDMDCDGVPSNLDCDDNDPTVTSVNTGDGDCDGVPTATDCDDSDPTVTSANTNDADCDGVPTGLDCDDNDPTVTTTNTNDADCDGVPSNVDCDDNDPTITTTNAGDGDCDGVPTAMDCDDTDASIGSSANDMDCDGVPSSLDCDDNDPTVTSVNAGDGDCDGVPTATDCDDSDPNVTSTNTNDADCDGVPTSMDCDDNDPTIGSSANDMDCDGVPTGIDCDDNDPTVTSANTNDADCDGIPTAVDCDDSDPGITTQPGDACNDGNPSTFGETIQSDCTCGGGTSTPTTACAAIAGSADDVEERASDGRVDDNSSDLELCTDGVSQFVGLRFNGLNIPQGANIVSAYIQFQADERNNDDPCNLTISGIAADNSAAFTTADYDLSSRPRTASTAAWAPPQWLTVGDAGAAQQSPDLSAIIQEIVNRSGYTAASSIAFMIEGTGRRVAESFDGNAGGPTLCIDFFDTPPDYDCPSLSAFIGDPCDDGDNTTVDDTVDGDCDCAGTPTACTGIGDGDGDGVCFGADCDDNDPSITTQPGDACDDGNPATVNDVITANCGCAGTLNDCPGIGDDDGDGICNDVDCNDNDPSVTDRPGDPCDDGDPNTIGETIQADCTCGGGNSTPAQTCAQVSADDDDAEEDAGGSMDMNSSDLELTADPRFGVQTIGMRFNGLNIPQGAVITSAYVQFTVDEAVNDNPCNLNIYGQAADNAVMFANAPFDISSRPKTSASVAWSPQEWVAVGDALAAQQTPDLSALIQEIVGRNGYTSASSIAIIMDGVGRRTAESFNGSATDAPELCVEYLYAQQASNEQGPIGSDGGQNAAYSPFSTGNKVPVDHSETLGPISIHPNPASSRLIVSFNSKAEGYVNVQARDLSGKTVLKGQREIINGENRITLENLSLPGGVYFLLLRTESSVGTAKFIIQKE; this is translated from the coding sequence ATGACCATCAGGTGGCGGACGAGCAGCGCCACTTCCAGCCAGGTATGGTATGGAACCAGCCCCTCCAACCTGAACTTTACCACTACTGTCAACGGCAGCCGCACCGACCACGAAGTAAAGGTCAGCGGCCTGCCGGCCGGCACCACTTTTTACTACGCCGTAGGCAACACTTCCAGCCAGCTCACGGCGCCTGACAATGAGCATTATTTTAAGACTTCGCCCGCTCCTGGCACCGCCGTTCCCACCAGCATCTGGGTGCTCGGCGATGCGGGCAAAGCCAACGCCGCGCAACGATCCGTTCGAGACGCCTTTTACGCCTATAACGGAGGGCAACATGCCGATCTGATCCTCGCACTCGGCGATAACGCATACAGCGACGGCACGGACCAGGAATATCAGGACGCCTGGTTTGAAAACATGTACGAAGGGACCCTCATCAATTCCGTGCTGTGGCCCTGCCCCGGCAATCACGATATTATAAGCGCTAACAGCCAAAATGAAACCGGCCCGTACTACGATATTTTCACTCTGCCCAGGAACGGCGAGGCCGGCGGCGCTCCCTCCGGCACCGAAGCCTATTACTCTTTCGATTACGGCAATATCCATTTCGTATCCCTGAATTCCGAGGATATTGACCACGGCCCGAATTCCCCTATGCTGGCCTGGCTGGAACAGGATTTGGCTGCCAATACCCAGCTGTGGGTGGTAGCCATCCTGCACCGGGTGATTTACCACAGTTCAATCCTCTCCGATTTTCGGCAAAATTTCGTTCCCGTCCTGGAAGCCGGGGGTGTCGACTTGGTCATGTACGGCCACCAGCACAGTTACCGGCGTTCTTATTTAATCGATGGCCATTATGGCAGCGGCAACGGCTCCTTCGACCCCAATACGATGGCCATTGACGCCGGAGACGGCCGCCCGGATGGGGATGGCGCGTACCAGAAACCCGGCACCCTAACCCCTCACGCCGGAACCGTTTACATGGTTTCCGGATCGGCCGGCCCAGTTTCTTCTTTGCCTTCTCCGATAACTTTTATGCCTTATGAAGCGGGCGACCCGGAAGGCCTGGGGTCCGTTCATATTTCTGTTTTCGGTGGGCAGATGGATGTGAAATTCATCAACTACGAAATGCAGATGCTCGATCACTTCACCATAAACAAACAAATTGCCATAGGTTCTCCCCCTACCGTATCGGTTACGGCTCCGGCGAACGGAACCAACTATTCCAGTCCCCAGGCGGTTGCCCTTGCCGCCAATGCCTCCGACAACGGCGGCTCGGTCACCCAGGTTGAGTTTTTTGTCAACAACAGCTCGGTTGGCGTTGACAATCAGGCCCCTTATTCCATCAACTTCACGCCTCCCGCCGATGGTACTTACAATATTACAGCCGTCGCCACTGATAACGACGACAATACCACTACCTCCCAGGTGGTGCAGTTCACGGTAGGCCCGGTCACTACCTGTGTCCGGATCAATGCCGGCAGCGATGATGCTGAGGAACGGCCCACCGGCAGCGTCAACTTCACCAGCGGCGACCTCGAACTGGTTATAGACGGCGACCCGGACGGCCAAACGGTCGGCCTGCGGTTCAACGATCTCAACATCCCGCAAGGCGCCAATATCGCCAGCGCTCACCTGCAGTTCACGGTCGATGAAAACACCAATGACAACCCCTGCACGCTTACCATCTCCGGGCAGGCCAGCGACAATGCCGCTGCATTCGGCACCCAAAACTTCAGCATCAGCAGCCTGCCCCGCGCCAATGCTACGGCAAGCTGGACGCCTTCCGACTGGCTTGCCGTCGGCGACGCCGGATTTGCCCAGCAATCGCCCAATATCGGGCCGATCATTCAGGAGATCGTCAACCGGCCCGGCTTTTCCGCCAGCAGCTCCATTGCCCTCATTATCGAAGGCATAGGACGGCGCACCGCAGAAGCCTACGAAGGCGGCGCTTCCGTAGCCCCGGAGCTCTGCATTGAATGGTCTATGGCGCCCATCGCCTTCGATTGCCCCAATATACCCGCCAACATCGGAACGCCCTGTGACGACGGCGACAATACCACGCTCAACGACATGGTCGGCGCCAACTGCATCTGCGCCGGAACGCCTACTGCCTGCACCGGCATTGGCGATGCCGACGGCGACGGCGTCTGCGCCGATGTGGACTGCGATGATCTCGACCCCAACATCACCCACCGGCCCGGGGATGCCTGCGACGACGGCAACCTGGCCACCATCAATGACGTATACGACGCCAACTGCAACTGCGCCGGCACGCTCAATGACTGCGCCGGCATCGGCGATAACGACGGGGATAGCATCTGCTCGGATGTCGACTGCGACGACAATGACCCCAACTCCACTACTGTAGCTGGCGGCCCCTGCGATGATGGGGACAATACCACCATTAACGATGTATTCGACGCCAACTGCACCTGTGCCGGAACGCCCACTGCCTGCACCGGCATCGGCGATGCCGACGGCGACGGCGTCTGCGCCAATGTGGATTGCGACGACAACGACCCCAGCAATACCAACCACCCCGGCGTTGCCTGCGACGACGGCAACCCGAACACCACCGGAGAGACCATTCAGGCGGACTGTAGCTGTGGCGGCGGCACAGCCGGCGCAGCCTTTACCTGTGTTCAGGTCAATACCAGCAGCGATGACGCCGAAGAAGATGCGTCCGGATCGGTCAGCCTCACCAGCAGCGACCTCGAACTGACGGAAGACGGCAGCCCTCAAACCGTCGGCATGCGCTTTACCGGGCTCAACATCCCGCAGGGCGCCACCATCACCAATGCCTACCTCCAGTTCGCGGTCGATGAAACCCGCAATGTCAACCCCTGCAACCTGACGGTCTACGGAGAGAATGCCGACAATCCACCCACCTTCTCTACTTTCAACTACGATATTTCCAGCCGCCCGCGCACTGCCGCCACCGTGACCTGGCTGCCGCCGGACTGGCTGTCTGTCGGGGAAATCGGCGCCGGCCAACGGACGCCCGAAGTTTCTTCTATCCTCCAGGAAATTGTCAACCGGCCCGGATATACTTCCAATAGCGCCATAGTGCTGCTCATCGATGGCGCCGGAGGCCGCACCGCCGAATCCTTTAATGGCAGCGCGGCCACCGCGCCGCAGCTCTGCGTTGCCTTCACTACCATACAATACGACTGCCAAAACCTGCAGGCCAACATCGGCGACAGCTGCGACGATGGCGACAATACCACGATCGACGATGTAATCGGCGCCAACTGCAATTGCGCTGGCACCCCCACCGCCTGCACCGGCATCGGCGATGCCGACGGCGACGGCGTCTGCACCGGCGTGGATTGCGACGACAACGACCCGGCCGTCACTTCCACCAATACCAACGACGCAGACTGCGACGGCGTGCCCACCAGCATGGATTGCGACGACAACGACCCAACGGTTGGCAGCAGCGCCAACGACATGGACTGCGACGGCGTGCCGTCCAACATCGACTGCGACGACAACGACGCTTCCATCACCTCCACTAACGTGGACGACGCGGACTGTGACGGCGTACCCTCCAGTATCGACTGTGACGACAACGATCCAACTGTCACCAGCACCAATACCAACGACGCGGATTGCGACGGCGTGCCCACCGGCGTGGACTGCGACGACAACGACCCAACCGTCACCAGCACCAATGCCAACGACGCGGATTGCGACGGCGTGCCCACCGGCCTGGATTGCGACGACAACGACCCCACCGTCACCAGCGCCAATACCAACGACGCAGACTGCGACGGCGTGCCGTCCAACGTTGACTGCGACGACAACGACCCAACCATCACCACCACCAATGCCGGCGACGGAGACTGCGACGGCGTGCCCACCGCTATGGACTGCGACGACACCGACGCCTCCATCGGCAGCAACGCCAACGACATGGACTGCGACGGCGTGCCTTCCAACCTGGATTGCGACGACAACGACCCCACCGTCACCAGCGTCAATACCGGCGACGGCGACTGCGACGGCGTGCCTACTGCTACGGACTGCGACGACAGCGACCCAACGGTAACGAGCGCCAATACCAACGACGCGGATTGCGACGGCGTGCCCACCGGCCTGGATTGCGACGACAACGACCCCACCGTCACCACCACCAATACCAACGACGCAGATTGCGACGGCGTGCCGTCCAACGTTGACTGCGACGACAACGACCCAACCATCACCACCACCAATGCCGGCGACGGGGACTGCGATGGCGTGCCCACCGCCATGGACTGCGACGACACCGACGCCTCCATCGGCAGCAGCGCCAACGACATGGACTGCGACGGCGTGCCTTCCAGCCTGGATTGCGACGACAACGACCCAACCGTCACCAGCGTCAATGCCGGCGACGGAGACTGCGACGGCGTGCCTACCGCCACGGACTGCGACGACAGCGACCCAAATGTTACGAGCACCAATACCAACGACGCGGACTGCGACGGCGTGCCCACCAGCATGGATTGCGACGATAATGACCCAACGATTGGCAGCAGCGCCAACGACATGGACTGCGACGGCGTGCCCACCGGCATCGATTGCGACGACAACGACCCAACCGTCACCAGCGCCAATACCAACGATGCGGACTGCGACGGCATACCAACTGCTGTGGATTGCGACGACAGCGACCCCGGCATCACTACCCAGCCCGGCGACGCCTGCAACGACGGCAACCCCAGCACTTTTGGCGAAACCATCCAGAGCGACTGTACTTGTGGCGGCGGAACCTCTACGCCCACCACGGCCTGCGCTGCCATCGCCGGCAGCGCCGACGACGTCGAAGAACGGGCGAGCGACGGCCGGGTGGACGACAACAGCAGCGACCTGGAATTGTGCACCGACGGGGTCAGCCAATTCGTAGGCTTGCGGTTCAACGGACTCAACATCCCGCAGGGGGCGAATATCGTCAGCGCCTACATCCAGTTTCAAGCAGATGAACGGAACAACGACGACCCCTGCAACCTCACTATTTCCGGGATAGCTGCTGACAATTCCGCCGCCTTTACCACTGCCGATTACGACCTCAGCAGCCGGCCCCGCACTGCCAGCACGGCAGCCTGGGCCCCGCCACAGTGGCTCACCGTGGGCGATGCCGGCGCGGCTCAGCAATCGCCGGATTTGTCCGCCATCATCCAGGAAATCGTCAACCGGAGCGGATATACTGCGGCCAGCTCCATCGCCTTCATGATCGAAGGCACCGGGCGCCGCGTGGCCGAGTCCTTCGACGGGAACGCCGGCGGGCCTACGCTTTGCATCGACTTCTTCGACACGCCGCCGGATTACGACTGCCCCAGCCTCTCTGCTTTCATCGGCGACCCCTGCGACGACGGAGACAACACCACTGTCGATGACACGGTAGACGGCGACTGCGACTGCGCCGGCACCCCTACCGCCTGCACCGGCATCGGCGACGGCGACGGCGACGGCGTCTGCTTCGGAGCAGACTGCGACGACAACGACCCCAGCATTACCACCCAGCCCGGAGACGCCTGCGACGACGGCAACCCGGCAACGGTCAATGACGTCATTACCGCCAACTGCGGTTGCGCCGGCACGCTCAACGACTGCCCCGGCATCGGCGACGACGACGGCGACGGCATCTGCAACGACGTGGATTGCAACGACAACGACCCGTCCGTCACCGACCGGCCCGGCGACCCCTGCGACGACGGCGACCCCAATACGATAGGCGAAACGATACAGGCAGACTGCACCTGCGGCGGAGGCAACTCTACTCCGGCTCAAACCTGCGCTCAGGTCAGCGCCGACGACGACGATGCCGAAGAAGATGCAGGCGGCTCTATGGACATGAATAGCAGCGACCTGGAACTGACTGCGGACCCGCGCTTCGGCGTGCAAACCATCGGCATGAGGTTCAACGGCCTCAATATTCCGCAGGGCGCGGTGATCACCAGCGCTTATGTGCAGTTCACTGTAGATGAAGCGGTTAATGACAACCCCTGCAACCTCAATATTTACGGGCAGGCAGCCGACAATGCTGTTATGTTTGCCAACGCACCCTTTGATATCAGCAGCCGGCCGAAGACCAGCGCTTCGGTAGCCTGGTCCCCGCAGGAATGGGTGGCCGTTGGCGACGCCCTTGCAGCCCAGCAAACGCCGGACCTGTCGGCCCTCATCCAGGAGATCGTCGGCCGGAACGGCTACACCTCTGCCAGCTCGATTGCCATCATCATGGATGGCGTAGGGCGACGGACGGCCGAATCCTTCAATGGCTCGGCCACCGATGCGCCCGAACTGTGCGTAGAGTACCTCTACGCCCAGCAGGCCAGTAACGAGCAGGGGCCGATCGGCTCGGATGGAGGGCAAAATGCCGCCTACTCGCCTTTCTCAACAGGAAACAAAGTGCCCGTTGACCATAGTGAAACCCTTGGCCCGATCAGCATTCACCCCAACCCGGCCAGCAGCCGGCTAATCGTATCCTTTAACAGTAAAGCGGAAGGCTACGTTAATGTACAGGCACGGGATTTGAGTGGAAAAACAGTGCTGAAAGGCCAGCGGGAGATCATCAATGGGGAAAACAGGATCACCCTGGAAAACCTCTCCCTGCCCGGTGGCGTATACTTCCTCCTGCTACGGACAGAAAGCTCGGTAGGGACAGCGAAGTTTATCATACAGAAAGAATAA
- a CDS encoding metallophosphoesterase, whose protein sequence is MKKDVYTLLIFFLCAIGTTSFAQNIIRGPYLQKGTPSSMTIRWRTDIATSSKVWYGLSPGNLAFTNTVSGTRTDHEITISGLAANTTYYYGVGSSASQLTASGSNYYFHTSPNPGSVQTIRTWVLGDCGTGTSNQRAVRNAFYNFIGSTPIDQILLLGDNAYESGTDEEFQVALFENMYEERLINTVMWPAIGNHETLTASSPAQSGPYYDIFTLPTNGEAGGTPSGTEAYYSYDYGNMHFIVLDSDDTNRSPGSPMLTWLANDLANTSQHWKIVYFHHPPYSTNGSDLSTQQTQMRQYTLPILENYNVDLVLVGHVHNYQRSYLIHGHYGLSTTWDPATMGVNLGDGRLDGDGAYIKNAGTGPAATGTVYIVTGSAGKKGGVDVTHPVMYSSIPELGSMYIEVTGNQMDLKFIRETGAIDDYFTIIKQTLVGLPPVISITAPAGGANYSSPQSITIAADASDSDGSVTQVDFLVNNLLIGTDNQAPYSINYTLPGEGEYNLFAIAKDNDNNTTLSTAVQVTVGPVTTCSRVAIGSDDAEERPTGTSNITNSDLELANDPGVGNQVVGMRFTGLNIPPGAVITDAHIGFTVDEAVNDDPCNLTITGQASDDAPTFTSAKWNVSSRPRTNASAFWQPANWVAIGNAGPAQQTVDISPIIQEIVNRPGYTANSAIVLLIEGIGRRTAESFEGSSLQAPELCVQYTLTLPDCPILGANIGTPCDDGDNTTINDVVGANCNCAGTPTACTGFGDADGDGVCANIDCNDNDPNIVSYPGAACDDGNPATINDIYGADCTCAGTPASCAGIGDNDNDGVCANVDCNDNDPNIVSYPGAPCDDGDNTTIDDVYDANCNCAGLPTACTGVGDADGDGICADVDCNDNNPNITTQPGDPCNDGNPATNGETIQADCSCGGGTALPTSTCSTVMRGSDDAEQRLSSGSTSLTSSDLELGTDGVSQILGMRFNGLNIPQGAFITNAYIQFTVDEAVNDNPCNLAITGQANDNAPTFAITSFNISNRPRTNSTVNWTPAQWTAVGLAGPAQQTPDLSSIIQEIVNRPGYTSASSIVLIIEGSGRRTAESSEAPAGAPRLCVDYFNTPPVYDCPSLSANFGSPCDDGDNTTINDVVDGDCNCAGTPTACTGFGDADGDGVCANVDCNDNNPNVTHQPGDACNDGNPATVNDAYDLSCNCAGVLNSCPNIGDADGDGICADVDCNDNNPAITSQPGDPCNDGNPNTVGETIQADCSCGGGNSTPTLTCSRVSSSSDDAEEHNGSTDLTSSDLELANDPSAGLQTIGMRFNGLNIPKGAVIANAYIQFTVDEKANDNPCVINIYGQAADNAGTFLSSGANVSSRPRTNATASWQPPTWVAVGDAGPAQKTPDIGPIIQEIVNRSGYTSASSIAIIMDGTGRRTAEAFNGSAPQAPELCVSYLYAPVANRQAPPSVVSVEGMGVEQNTIAPDDLISPISIYPNPATNQLTVAFASSIEGEAHIQARSLNGQVVIHDIRAISKGKNTILLEGLSLPDGLYFLQLFTGDTLQFEKFVIQHE, encoded by the coding sequence ATGAAAAAAGATGTTTACACGCTGTTGATTTTTTTCCTGTGCGCTATTGGGACTACCTCCTTTGCTCAAAACATAATCAGGGGCCCTTACCTTCAAAAAGGCACCCCCAGCAGCATGACCATCAGGTGGCGGACCGACATCGCCACATCATCTAAAGTGTGGTACGGCCTCAGCCCGGGCAACCTGGCTTTCACCAATACGGTGAGCGGAACCCGCACCGACCACGAAATAACCATCTCCGGCTTAGCGGCCAATACTACTTATTATTATGGAGTCGGCAGCTCCGCCAGCCAGCTTACCGCATCTGGCAGCAACTATTATTTCCACACTTCGCCCAACCCCGGATCGGTTCAAACCATCAGAACCTGGGTATTGGGGGATTGTGGCACCGGCACCAGCAACCAGCGGGCTGTTCGGAACGCTTTTTACAACTTTATCGGTTCCACCCCTATAGACCAGATTCTCTTGTTAGGAGACAATGCCTACGAATCGGGCACCGATGAAGAATTCCAGGTAGCCCTTTTCGAAAACATGTATGAAGAAAGGCTGATCAATACGGTGATGTGGCCGGCCATCGGAAACCACGAGACGCTCACAGCCAGCAGCCCCGCCCAGTCGGGGCCGTACTACGATATTTTTACCCTGCCAACCAACGGAGAAGCGGGAGGAACCCCTTCGGGCACTGAGGCCTATTATTCCTATGATTACGGCAACATGCATTTTATAGTTCTGGATTCGGACGATACGAACCGCTCCCCGGGCTCTCCCATGCTTACCTGGCTGGCTAACGACTTGGCCAATACCAGCCAGCATTGGAAAATCGTTTATTTTCACCACCCCCCCTACTCGACCAATGGATCCGATTTGTCCACGCAACAAACGCAGATGAGACAATATACCTTGCCGATACTGGAAAACTACAATGTAGACCTGGTTTTGGTGGGGCATGTGCACAACTACCAGCGGTCGTACCTGATCCATGGACACTACGGCCTTTCCACGACTTGGGATCCAGCTACCATGGGAGTCAACCTTGGCGATGGAAGGCTGGATGGGGACGGAGCTTATATAAAAAATGCGGGAACCGGCCCTGCTGCTACCGGAACAGTTTATATTGTAACCGGCTCCGCCGGAAAAAAAGGAGGTGTTGATGTTACCCATCCAGTGATGTATTCTTCCATTCCCGAATTGGGTTCCATGTACATCGAAGTCACCGGCAATCAGATGGACCTGAAGTTTATACGGGAAACCGGCGCCATAGACGACTATTTTACGATCATCAAGCAGACCCTGGTAGGTTTGCCTCCTGTTATTTCGATCACTGCTCCGGCAGGCGGCGCCAATTATTCATCGCCCCAATCCATCACCATTGCCGCCGATGCTTCCGACAGTGATGGTTCCGTCACCCAGGTCGATTTTTTAGTCAATAATCTTTTGATTGGCACGGACAATCAGGCGCCTTATTCGATCAACTATACCCTTCCGGGAGAAGGGGAATATAATCTTTTCGCCATCGCCAAAGACAACGACAACAACACTACGCTGTCGACTGCTGTCCAGGTCACGGTAGGGCCGGTTACTACCTGCTCAAGGGTGGCCATCGGCAGCGACGATGCTGAAGAGCGCCCGACCGGTACCTCAAACATCACCAACAGCGACCTCGAGCTGGCCAATGATCCGGGAGTGGGCAACCAGGTTGTAGGCATGCGATTCACCGGGCTGAACATCCCTCCCGGCGCTGTCATCACGGATGCCCATATTGGCTTCACCGTTGATGAAGCCGTAAACGACGACCCCTGCAACCTGACCATTACCGGGCAGGCTTCGGACGACGCCCCGACGTTTACTTCCGCCAAATGGAACGTCAGCAGCCGCCCCCGGACCAACGCCTCCGCTTTCTGGCAGCCGGCCAATTGGGTGGCCATCGGCAATGCAGGCCCTGCCCAGCAAACCGTCGATATCTCTCCGATCATCCAGGAGATCGTCAACCGGCCCGGTTACACGGCCAACAGCGCCATCGTGCTTCTGATCGAAGGTATAGGCAGGCGGACGGCCGAATCCTTTGAAGGCTCCAGTTTGCAAGCGCCCGAGCTGTGTGTCCAGTATACGCTTACGCTGCCCGATTGCCCCATCCTTGGCGCCAACATCGGCACCCCTTGCGATGATGGCGACAACACCACCATCAACGACGTGGTCGGCGCCAACTGCAATTGCGCCGGCACGCCTACCGCCTGCACCGGGTTTGGCGATGCCGACGGCGACGGCGTCTGCGCCAATATCGATTGCAATGACAACGACCCCAACATCGTAAGCTACCCCGGCGCGGCCTGCGACGACGGCAACCCGGCTACCATTAATGACATCTATGGCGCCGATTGCACCTGCGCCGGCACACCTGCCTCCTGCGCCGGCATTGGCGACAACGACAACGACGGCGTCTGCGCCAATGTCGATTGCAACGACAATGACCCCAACATCGTAAGCTATCCAGGCGCCCCTTGCGACGACGGCGACAACACCACCATCGACGACGTCTACGATGCCAACTGCAACTGCGCCGGCCTGCCCACGGCCTGCACCGGGGTTGGCGATGCCGACGGCGACGGCATCTGCGCCGACGTGGACTGCAACGACAACAACCCCAACATCACCACCCAACCCGGCGACCCCTGCAATGACGGCAACCCCGCCACCAACGGAGAAACGATACAAGCGGACTGCAGTTGCGGCGGCGGAACCGCGCTGCCGACGAGCACCTGTTCAACGGTCATGAGGGGCAGCGATGACGCCGAACAGCGCCTCTCCTCCGGATCCACCAGCCTGACCAGCTCTGACCTGGAATTGGGAACCGACGGCGTAAGCCAAATCCTCGGCATGAGGTTCAACGGCCTCAATATCCCGCAGGGGGCTTTCATTACCAATGCCTATATACAGTTCACGGTCGATGAGGCCGTTAATGACAACCCCTGCAACCTGGCCATTACCGGGCAGGCCAACGACAATGCGCCTACCTTTGCGATTACCAGCTTCAATATCAGCAACCGGCCCCGCACCAACAGTACGGTGAACTGGACGCCGGCCCAATGGACGGCGGTCGGCCTGGCCGGGCCTGCCCAGCAGACTCCGGACCTGTCCTCCATCATCCAGGAGATCGTTAACCGCCCGGGGTATACTTCTGCCAGTTCCATCGTCCTGATCATCGAGGGCAGCGGTCGGCGGACGGCGGAATCCTCTGAAGCGCCGGCCGGAGCGCCCCGCCTGTGTGTTGATTATTTCAACACTCCTCCCGTGTACGACTGCCCCAGCCTGTCGGCCAATTTCGGATCGCCCTGCGACGATGGCGACAATACCACCATCAATGATGTTGTGGACGGCGACTGCAACTGCGCCGGCACTCCTACCGCCTGCACCGGTTTTGGCGACGCCGACGGGGATGGCGTCTGCGCCAATGTCGACTGTAACGATAATAACCCCAATGTCACTCATCAACCTGGCGACGCCTGTAATGACGGCAACCCCGCTACGGTTAACGATGCCTACGATCTCTCCTGCAACTGCGCCGGCGTACTCAACAGCTGCCCCAACATCGGCGATGCCGACGGCGACGGTATCTGCGCCGATGTGGATTGCAACGACAACAACCCGGCCATCACTTCTCAGCCTGGGGATCCCTGCAATGACGGCAACCCCAACACCGTTGGAGAAACCATACAGGCGGATTGCAGTTGCGGCGGCGGAAACTCCACGCCAACGCTCACCTGTTCCCGGGTCAGCAGCAGCAGCGATGACGCGGAGGAACATAACGGCTCCACCGACCTGACCAGCAGCGACCTGGAACTGGCCAACGACCCCAGCGCCGGCCTTCAAACCATCGGCATGAGGTTCAACGGCCTCAACATACCCAAGGGAGCAGTCATTGCCAATGCATACATTCAATTCACTGTCGATGAAAAGGCGAACGACAACCCCTGCGTCATCAATATTTATGGCCAGGCGGCTGATAATGCCGGCACGTTCCTGTCATCTGGCGCCAACGTCAGCAGCCGGCCCCGCACCAACGCTACAGCCAGTTGGCAGCCTCCAACCTGGGTTGCGGTAGGAGATGCCGGGCCAGCCCAGAAAACGCCGGATATTGGCCCCATCATCCAGGAAATTGTGAACCGGAGCGGCTATACTTCCGCCAGCTCCATCGCCATCATCATGGATGGCACCGGGCGGCGGACGGCAGAAGCCTTCAATGGATCTGCCCCTCAGGCGCCAGAGCTTTGCGTTTCGTACCTCTACGCTCCGGTTGCCAACCGGCAGGCGCCGCCGTCGGTAGTTTCCGTAGAAGGCATGGGAGTAGAACAAAACACCATCGCCCCGGATGACCTGATCAGCCCCATCAGCATCTATCCCAACCCGGCTACCAACCAGTTGACCGTTGCGTTTGCCAGCAGTATCGAAGGCGAGGCCCACATCCAGGCCCGAAGCCTGAACGGGCAGGTAGTGATCCATGATATCCGGGCAATCAGCAAGGGCAAAAACACCATCCTCCTGGAAGGGCTATCGTTGCCCGACGGCCTGTATTTCCTTCAACTGTTTACAGGCGACACTTTACAATTTGAAAAATTTGTTATACAACACGAGTAG